One part of the Salvelinus fontinalis isolate EN_2023a chromosome 4, ASM2944872v1, whole genome shotgun sequence genome encodes these proteins:
- the LOC129854261 gene encoding E3 ubiquitin-protein ligase Arkadia-like isoform X3 → MKSEVPSEAQGRQEHLKGPLANPEPMETAKSFPANMEVIGKAGSEFAPLCAETRHRPLRDIGARRDPDRGLPGRKKRKSQQPGPSDCSLKEGRVSEGSLPLQRHQPDLLEHRSEDERNPESSFSDCASSPSSSLRFGDSDTLSSEEEVEAGGTGAAGGPQPPQQTPVSTTGGGTGVGLRTILGRTRGSRSHKWARSEVEPVLLKRPCLSGRRSLHRKRFVKPGPGGIQRTQKQKERLLLQRKKREVIARRKYALLHSTSSSSEELTSESSSPSSTEAEDELYVDGSSSSQPSSTAVATGSLDEDVVVIEATPAPPVPASEEINVTSTDSEVEIVNVGDGFRPRSVGGHGRMYWGPSCSQNRPQEPRGRHRLSTVIQPLRQSAGEVVDLTVDEDDLSVVPSTSDSIHAQTVSSSSSSSSHHTSTSEPHDAPGPSTSCPGQGPAPDSTLAQGPRGTAGTEDESRRGSSGVAGESGSTAMPRLPSCCPQHSPCGVPSPGHMTLGHSSCLQAQPSQQPGSQQHSHAHHFHHHHHHVPQHPPPPTLPFPEPSCPLERPTALPAPCRGGGVSSSSSTQYHDQQTLPVDLSNSGLRSSGAGSFHGTSAFDPCCPGSTSRPAAYNSQNATGPGPSQPSAVVDSFSSAMVAQPQPQPQLSTCRHFMHPSYAPLARSLHHQPSNTCPHSHGNPPPPPQPTPQGDYVIPHPVHPFHTPLPSHPPGHAVPPPPPAPLPAHHLTGSSAPQHLPAEHQALQHHMPALGTSVQRLHQHEMLQRMEVQRRRMMQHPTRAHERPPPHPHRMHPNYGHGHHIHVPQTMSSHPRQPEQRTAWELGIEAGVTVAPYPSGHLHPHLPHYHPPPRLHHFPIPFMHTGMSEVTYPHIRYISSRMTGFGRTYEDLLHLEERLGTVNRGASQGTIERCTYPHKYKKRKLHGKQEEDEGADEDTEEKCTICLSILEEGEDVRRLPCMHLFHQLCVDQWLLTNKKCPICRVDIEAQLSAVES, encoded by the exons ATGAAGAGCGAGGTGCCCTCTGAGGCCCAGGGCAGACAGGAGCACCTGAAGGGTCCGCTGGCCAACCCAGAGCCCATGGAGACAGCCAAGAGCTTCCCTGCCAACATGGAGGTGATCGGCAAGGCAGGCAGCGAGTTTGCACCACTGTGTGCTGAGACCAGGCACCGGCCCCTGAGGGACATAGGGGCCCGCAGAGACCCAGACAGGGGCCTGCCCGGACGCAAAAAGCGCAAGAGCCAACAGCCAGGGCCTTCGGATTGCTCCCTGAAGGAGGGTCGTGTCAGTGAGGGCTCTCTTCCCCTTCAGCGCCACCAGCCAGATCTCTTGGAGCACCGCAGCGAGGATGAACGCAACCCAGAGTCCTCATTCAGTGACTgtgcctcctctccctcctccagccTGCGCTTCGGGGATTCAGACACTCTGAGCTCAGAGGAAGAGGTTGAGGCTGGAGGGACAGGAGCAGCAGGGGGACCGCAGCCCCCACAGCAGACGCCGGTCTCCACCACAGGAGGCGGGACAGGGGTGGGTCTGCGCACCATTCTGGGTCGGACTCGGGGAAGCCGCTCTCATAAGTGGGCACGGTCGGAGGTGGAGCCGGTGCTGCTGAAGCGGCCGTGTCTGAGCGGGCGCCGGTCACTGCATAGGAAGCGGTTTGTGAAGCCTGGGCCCGGCGGCATCCAGCGGACTCAGAAGCAGAAAGAGCGCCTACTTCTCCAGAGGAAGAAGCGGGAGGTAATCGCTCGCAGGAAGTACGCGCTGCTCCACAGCACCAGCAGCTCCAGTGAGGAGCTGACCAGCGAGTCATCCTCACCCTCGTCCACAGAGGCAGAGGACGAGCTGTATGTAgatggcagcagcagcagccagcCAAGCAGCACAGCTGTGGCCACAG GTTCTCTGGATGAAGACGTGGTGGTGATCGAGGCGACCCCAGCACCCCCTGTCCCAGCCAGCGAGGAGATCAACGTCACCTCCACCGACAGCGAGGTGGAAATAGTCAACGTGGGAGATGGCTTCAG GCCTCGCTCGGTGGGGGGCCATGGCAGGATGTACTGGGGCCCCAGCTGCTCCCAGAACCGGCCGCAGGAGCCCCGCGGCCGCCACCGCCTCTCTACCGTCATCCAGCCTCTGCGCCAGAGCGCCGGGGAGGTGGTGGACCTCACAGTGGATGAGGATG ATCTCTCTGTCGTGCCATCCACCTCTGACAGCATTCACGCTCAGACTGTcagctcctcctcttcatcctcctctcatcATACCTCTACCTCAGAGCCCCACGATGCTCCTGGCCCCTCCACCAGCTGCCCTGGTCAAGGCCCAGCCCCAGACAGCACGCTGGCACAGGGGCCAAGGGGTACCGCAGGCACAGAGG ATGAGAGCAGAAGAGGATCGTCCGGCGTGGCAGGAGAGAGTGGGAGCACGGCCATGCCCAGGTTACCCTCCTGCTGCCCGCAGCACTCCCCCTGCGGAGTGCCCTCCCCTGGTCACATGACCCTGGGCCATTCCAGCTGCCTGCAGGCCCAGCCCTCCCAGCAGCCGGGCTCCCAGCAGCACAGCCACGCCCACCacttccaccaccaccatcaccatgtgCCTCAGCACCCACCTCCACCCACTCTGCCCTTTCCTGAGCCCAGCTGCCCCCTAGAGAGGCCCACTGCCCTACCTGCACCATGCAGAGGGGGAGGggtcagcagcagcagctccaccCAATACCACGACCAG CAGACTCTGCCAGTGGACCTGAGCAACAGTGGCTTGCGGAGCAGCGGGGCCGGTAGTTTCCATGGAACATCAGCCTTTGACCCATGCTGTCCAGGCTCCACGTCGCGGCCCGCTGCCTATAACTCCCAGAATGCAACGGGGCCAGGGCCCAGCCAGCCCAGCGCAGTGGTGGACTCCTTCAGCTCAGCCATGGTGGCCCAGCCTCAGCCACAGCCACAGCTATCCACCTGCAGGCACTTCATGCACCCCTCCT ACGCCCCCCTGGCACGCTCCCTGCACCACCAGCCCTCTAACACCTGCCCCCATTCCCATGGtaaccctcctccccctcctcagccCACTCCACAGGGTGACTACGTCATCCCCCACCCCGTCCATCCCTTCCATACGCCCCTGCCTTCCCACCCCCCTGGCCACGCCGTGCCCCCGCCCCCCCCTGCCCCTCTGCCTGCCCACCACCTCACAGGCTCCAGTGCCCCCCAACACCTGCCCGCGGAGCACCAGGCCCTGCAGCACCACATGCCCGCGCTGGGGACCTCTGTGCAGAGGCTGCACCAGCACGAGATGCTGCAGAGGATGGAGGTTCAGAGACGCAGGATGATGCAACACCCCAC aCGAGCACATGAGCGCCCCCCTCCACACCCCCACAGAATGCACCCCAACTACGGCCATGGCCACCACATCCACGTGCCCCAGACCATGTCGTCCCACCCACGCCAACCTGAGCAGAGGACTGCGTG GGAGCTGGGTATCGAGGCTGGAGTGACCGTGGCGCCATATCCTTCAGGACACCTGCACCCTCACCTGCCCCACTACCACCCTCCCCCAAGACTGCACCACTTCCCCATCCCCTTCATG CACACTGGCATGTCTGAAGTAACCTACCCGCACATTCGCTACATCTCATCCAGAATGACTGGATTTGGACGAACTTATGAG GATCTGCTGCATTTAGAGGAGAGATTGGGGACTGTGAACCGAGGGGCCTCTCAGGGAACCATAGAGAGGTGCACTTACCCACACAAGTACAAAAAG AGAAAGCTGCATGGTAAGCAAGAAGAAGATGAGGGGGCAGACGAAGACACAGAGGAGAAATGCACCATCTGTCTGTCAAtactggaggaaggggaggacgtCAG ACGCCTACCTTGTATGCATCTCTTCCATCAACTGTGTGTGGACCAATGGCTCCTCACCAATAAGAAGTGCCCCATCTGCAGAGTGGATATCGAGGCGCAGTTGTCTGCCGTTGAGAGTTGA